The Neodiprion fabricii isolate iyNeoFabr1 chromosome 4, iyNeoFabr1.1, whole genome shotgun sequence genome window below encodes:
- the LOC124181506 gene encoding uncharacterized protein LOC124181506, giving the protein MQGSLFRIIQVKAVEPRFNDLSDIDEELSKRLGDAGRDDPDKVLESLRDILESVDKANVVISKKAETSLIELSKMTEDSGPQDEDDVAQRLAEIAEAKRRIEQERDDALDAVKAEFHPGDDESERVISSGSDDSLEEVCNDGELEMPFTKSEAVEKLRRLRAAENPVESITGETGEEEFAGEKIARGNAIYADLASFGSDGSDSEESIYEELMRKPPENFIKGKTYDYDEKKHGTRMTEEFILKHCKENNLYQTPYLNDVLYLHFKGFSFIESLERYTGLKCLWLESNGIREIANLDNQGELRCLFLHHNLISKIENLECLPKLDTLNLAHNSIRMIENLDSLKNLKTLHLSHNYLRETADFEHLKDLDHVTILDLSHNRIESFEVVEVLGAMKSLRVVTLTGNPVIKSIKMYRKTMTLKCKKLTYLDDRPVFPRDRACAEAWMRGGPEEEIAERNRWIQAEQKKINDSVAALLSRKKHFEAVAAAEKEEKEQSENIEAAKGCTDCRVSSELLEVEDRVKAVSSSPSPSSSSDYENEDERDHYVEDLSGVSESQRSGSQALLVDSERKASDEQIKELLLPWKAEIRAPGKPPRLIEDMTEIKEHVAGDLERKRLARRVLDNRTHRVDQACSPDPDCVLGTDLGKEILRPVEGDNNVVRSPVSVKKDCVLVEDMRNVSAEGDESSEEPLSTSENHISSQLSSVREEMKEFCEDIRKFTEENGIVYENGEVVRCWGGESKRSEKTDDSKSREETGQWWNTKERKQRVRKILKQREEESLTSAMGSLVVRGPEDPAPNHFEVKQTGGGKRAHEIEAPEVSRKKLQIVEAGGGDPEVPRGANESFESVAERCRRHVVRETRRQTAKPSPLLDSCISTLIRETGEKLSLEEREGFRGELDDLKSAASIFETNKCLTPLETRETNVGSADQRTSSRYSGDGDFATNLSQEVEFPDMDAALRARITRNVNAPKTPEQRERAKKSASALMDKSREAMARGKMPAQDFDVHDYAEDAAAATIQTTRQFRGFTEDDHRETEAAMNEQDSLLGCGRKFEMFGTGGGEEDVLRVGASPLIEELKPRLQDEGKDFGDGGQQRSSGQKEEDETEDEAKVVQQHEVEDCGHVVARKVTKTLEMLVALQESSE; this is encoded by the exons ATGCAAGGATCGTTGTTCCGGATAATTCAG GTCAAGGCGGTTGAACCACGCTTCAATGACCTCAGCGACATCGATGAAGAGTTATCAAAAAGGTTGGGAGATGCGGGTAGGGATGACCCGGACAAGGTCTTGGAGAGTTTGAGAGACATCCTCGAGAGTGTGGACAAAGCGAACGTGGTGATATCCAAGAAGGCGGAGACCAGTCTGatcgaattatcaaaaatgaCAGAAGATAGCGGACCGCAGGACGAAGATGACGTCGCGCAAAGGTTGGCGGAAATCGCAGAGGCGAAGAGGAGGATCGAACAGGAACGGGACGATGCCTTGGACGCTGTCAAGGCCGAGTTTCACCCGGGGGATGACGAATCGGAGCGCGTGATAAGTAGCGGCTCGGACGACTCGTTGGAGGAGGTTTGTAACGACGGTGAGCTTGAGATGCCGTTTACAAAATCGGAGGCAGTGGAGAAACTGAGAAGATTAAGGGCCGCGGAGAATCCGGTGGAGTCAATAACCGGTGAAACGGGAGAGGAGGAATTCGCAGGGGAAAAAATCGCCCGGGGAAACGCGATTTACGCAGATTTGGCAAGCTTTGGATCGGACGGCTCCGATTCCGAAGAGTCGATATACGAGGAACTGATGAGGAAGCCACCGGAAAACTTTATCAAAGGAAAAACGTACGATTACGACGAGAAGAAGCACGGCACAAG AATGACCGAGGAATTCATCCTTAAACACTGCAAGGAAAACAATTTGTACCAGACCCCTTATCTGAACGACGTACTCTACCTCCACTTCAAAG GGTTTTCGTTCATTGAGAGTCTCGAACGTTACACTGGCCTGAAGTGTTTGTGGCTTGAAAGCAACGGTATCCGCGAGATAGCGAATCTCGATAACCAAGGTGAACTGAGGTGCCTCTTCCTGCATCACAACTTGATCAGCAAGATCGAGAATTTGGAGTGCCTACCGAAGCTGGACACCCTGAATCTCGCTCACAACAGCATAAGGATGATCGAGAACCTCG ACAGCTTGAAGAACCTGAAGACGCTTCATCTGTCTCACAACTACCTCCGCGAAACAGCCGACTTCGAACACCTTAAAGATTTGGACCACGTCACGATTCTCGACTTGTCGCACAATCGGATCGAATCCTTCGAGGTGGTCGAG GTTCTCGGAGCGATGAAGAGCCTTCGAGTAGTCACGCTGACCGGAAACCCGGTGATAAAGTCTATAAAAATGTACCGAAAAACTATGACCCTGAAGTGTAAGAAGTTAACCTACCTCGACGACCGCCCGGTATTTCCGCGGGACCGAGCTTGCGCCGAAGCTTG gATGCGCGGCGGACCGGAGGAAGAAATTGCCGAAAGGAACCGATGGATCCAGGCGGAACAGAAAAAGATCAACGATAGTGTTGCAG CTTTGCTGAGCAGAAAAAAGCACTTCGAGGCAGTGGCGGCTGCTGAAAAGGAGGAAAAGGAACAGTCGGAAAACATCGAGGCGGCCAAAGGCTGTACCGATTGCAGAGTTTCGTCGGAACTG CTGGAGGTAGAAGATAGGGTGAAGGCAGTGTCTTCGTCTCCGTCTCCGTCTTCGTCGAGCGACTATGAAAACGAAGATGAACGGGATCACTACGTCGAAGATTTGTCGGGAGTGAGCGAGTCCCAGAGATCGGGAAGTCAAGCTTTGTTGGTAGACTCAGAAAGGAAAGCTTCGGATGAACAGATCAAGGAGCTTCTTCTACCTTGGAAAGCCGAG ATTCGCGCACCAGGGAAACCTCCGAGACTAATTGAAGATATGACGGAGATAAAGGAACATGTTGCTGGTGACCTGGAAAGGAAGCGGTTGGCCCGACGTGTCCTAGACAACAGGACGCACAGAGTAGACCAAGCTTGTTCGCCAGACCCTGACTGTGTCCTCGGCACCGATTTAGGAAAGGAGATTCTGCGGCCGGTTGAGGGTGATAACAACGTTGTCAGGTCGCCCGTATCCGTAAAAAAGGACTGCGTTCTGGTTGAGGATATGAGAAATG TTTCTGCCGAGGGCGATGAATCGTCTGAGGAACCACTGTCAACGTCGGAGAATCACATTAGCTCGCAGCTGAGTTCGGTGCGAGAGGAGATGAAGGAGTTCTGCGAAGACATCAGGAAGTTCACAGAAGAAAACGGTATCGTCTACGAAAACGGAGAAGTAGTCAGATGTTGGGGGGGCGAGAGTAAACGGAGCGAGAAAACGGATGATTCGAAGTCTCGAGAAGAAACGGGGCAATGGTGGAACACCAAGGAGCGGAAGCAGAGGGTAAGGAAGATCCTGAAGCAGCGGGAAGAAGAGTCCTTGACTTCAGCGATGGGCTCGCTGGTGGTCAGGGGTCCGGAAGACCCAGCCCCCAATCACTTCGAGGTGAAGCAGACGGGGGGCGGTAAACGTGCGCACGAAATCGAAGCCCCGGAAGTCAGCCGAAAAAAGTTGCAGATCGTGGAGGCTGGGGGCGGGGACCCGGAGGTGCCTCGAGGAGCTAACGAGAGCTTCGAGAGCGTGGCCGAGAGGTGCAGAAGACACGTCGTGAGGGAAACCCGGAGGCAAACGGCGAAGCCGTCGCCACTGTTGGACAGCTGTATATCCACGCTGATCCGAGAGACGGGGGAAAAGCTCTCGCTGGAGGAGCGCGAGGGCTTCCGGGGCGAATTGGACGACCTGAAGTCGGCCGCAAGTATCTTCGAAACAAACAAGTGTCTGACGCCGTTGGAGACGAGAGAAACAAACGTGGGATCGGCCGATCAACGGACATCAAGTCGTTATTCCGGTGACGGTGACTTCGCCACGAATCTTTCTCAGGAGGTTGAATTCCCCGACATGGATGCCGCACTGAGGGCTAGAATCACGAGAAACGTGAACGCGCCGAAAACCCCCGAGCAGAGAGAGCGGGCCAAAAAATCGGCAAGCGCTCTGATGGACAAGTCCAGGGAGGCCATGGCTCGGGGTAAAATGCCGGCGCAAGACTTTGACGTCCACGACTATGCGGAG GATGCAGCTGCAGCTACGATACAAACGACCCGTCAATTCCGTGGCTTCACGGAGGATGATCACCGGGAAACGGAGGCCGCAATGAACGAGCAGGACAGTCTTTTGGGATGCGGAAGGAAGTTCGAGATGTTTGGAACCGGTGGTGGTGAGGAGGACGTTTTAAGGGTCGGAGCATCGCCGTTGATCGAAGAGTTGAAACCGAGGCTGCAGGACGAAGGCAAGGATTTCGGAGACGGTGGCCAGCAGAGGTCGTCGGGGCAAAAGGAGGAAGACGAAACCGAGGACGAGGCCAAAGTCGTCCAGCAGCACGAAGTCGAGGACTGCGGTCATGTTGTAGCCAGGAAAGTTACCAAAACTTTGGAGATGCTCGTCGCTCTTCAGGAGAGCAGCGAATAA